From the genome of Geobacter sp. SVR, one region includes:
- a CDS encoding baseplate assembly protein, producing MADVDLKKLLQRAIELVMPNLRHYYRVVRKGRVVKSYASDGFYWADIQPLRNDDSDDPAEPIISRVEIPIMWGGPERGVVCPPAVGTLCDIEYYDGDPNYPRISNFRWQKNKAPNCEQDAFIIQQSPGVFIKITPAGAMIHKTGAGWTLEAGGPLTIQASSGSATMSMLTIDAAVLITGDLTVVKSITAAQEISDRGGSFGTLGDLREDYEQHTHQEHGDGGGETGPPL from the coding sequence ATGGCCGACGTCGATCTGAAAAAACTCCTGCAGCGGGCCATTGAACTGGTGATGCCCAATCTGCGCCATTACTACCGCGTGGTGCGCAAAGGCCGCGTGGTGAAATCCTACGCCAGCGACGGTTTCTACTGGGCCGACATTCAGCCGCTGCGCAATGACGACAGCGATGATCCGGCCGAGCCGATCATCAGCCGGGTGGAGATTCCGATCATGTGGGGCGGCCCCGAACGCGGGGTGGTCTGCCCTCCGGCAGTGGGCACCCTGTGCGATATCGAGTACTACGATGGTGATCCCAACTACCCCCGCATCAGCAATTTCCGGTGGCAGAAGAACAAGGCCCCGAACTGTGAGCAGGATGCCTTCATTATCCAGCAGTCCCCGGGCGTATTCATCAAAATCACTCCCGCCGGGGCCATGATCCACAAGACCGGCGCCGGATGGACCCTGGAAGCCGGAGGGCCTCTGACCATTCAGGCGTCCTCCGGATCGGCGACCATGTCTATGTTGACCATCGACGCGGCCGTCCTGATCACAGGGGATCTGACAGTTGTAAAGTCCATTACCGCGGCCCAGGAGATCAGCGACAGAGGCGGCTCGTTCGGTACCCTGGGGGATTTACGCGAGGACTACGAACAACACACGCATCAGGAACATGGTGATGGCGGCGGCGAGACCGGTCCCCCGCTGTAA
- a CDS encoding photosystem II reaction center protein J (may be involved in assembling and maintaining PSII complexes in the thylakoid membrane) encodes MTFTIPMWVIWTVAGVAGVAVLGVLFFFAYAGYAVSKAFDGKSWFSW; translated from the coding sequence ATGACATTCACAATTCCTATGTGGGTGATCTGGACTGTTGCCGGGGTGGCCGGCGTGGCGGTCCTGGGAGTGCTTTTTTTCTTTGCCTACGCGGGTTATGCGGTCTCGAAAGCATTTGATGGCAAATCCTGGTTTTCGTGGTGA
- a CDS encoding phage tail tape measure protein, with translation MESIFQLGILLRVMDMVSGPVQTISRNIDALTAKAEKLQPVFDKFRDYGTWIAGAGVAGALGLGVAVTQFANLEEAQLGLRVMLMNSTGQVGAEYEKLNALADKLGSSLPGSTKDMLEMFTALREQGVQTNVILGGMGEAAAKFAVLMKVPYAQAATHVAKFTEALGIADKDSIQFMDTLQRLKGAAGVNVTDMSESLKYLGSTLKALRVQGLDAGRDVSAAIGLMATSSIEGSQAGTNFAMALSRFAEISNRLGGKKMMADIAPLLNAKGIKLDLFDTGGNFVGIRAMMGELEKLRALRPQDQLIVLSRLFGQEATRPLSVFINQGVAGFDQMLEKMRNQADMQTKINEIMSGTKMQWETLTGTISNVVAHVGGLVSQTAGVIGVMQVINDLAGRLDSWIMANPRTSGIIAGVAIALTVTALAAGGLLLAIGLIGTLVTKAIVGFGMLVQGLAMVKMAIMGVSTAMLTNPITWIIVGIVALTAALIWLYNRFESVRTVIQFVNFFLGFLLGQIIKVGMGFYQALAHPLLFIQSLWWGIGQILGRINLFASGAKIIQTLVAGIKSVAMAPVEAVTGIFAKVRNLLPFSDAKEGPLSQLTLSGSRIMSTLSEGIQGAAPGLQQTVAGALAGAALSTSIAVAPMAAPLTVPPGPPAIGASTSTPSPAVPAAVPAAAAAGNNGGRQITIQQLTVQISSVADVPDFIAQLQALVEGYDA, from the coding sequence ATGGAATCGATCTTCCAACTCGGGATATTGCTACGCGTGATGGACATGGTCTCCGGACCGGTGCAGACCATCTCCCGCAATATCGACGCCCTCACGGCCAAGGCCGAGAAGCTGCAGCCGGTCTTCGACAAGTTCCGCGACTATGGGACCTGGATCGCCGGCGCCGGGGTGGCGGGCGCCCTGGGGCTGGGCGTGGCCGTGACCCAGTTCGCCAACCTGGAGGAGGCGCAGCTCGGCCTGCGCGTCATGCTGATGAATTCCACCGGACAGGTGGGTGCCGAATACGAAAAGTTGAACGCCCTGGCGGACAAGCTGGGCAGCTCGCTGCCCGGCTCCACCAAGGACATGCTGGAGATGTTCACTGCTCTCCGTGAACAAGGGGTGCAGACCAATGTGATCCTGGGGGGCATGGGCGAGGCTGCTGCCAAATTTGCGGTGCTCATGAAGGTTCCGTACGCCCAGGCCGCCACCCATGTGGCCAAGTTCACCGAGGCTCTGGGAATCGCGGACAAGGACTCGATCCAGTTCATGGACACCCTGCAGCGCCTGAAGGGGGCGGCCGGGGTCAATGTCACCGACATGTCCGAGTCACTAAAATACCTGGGTTCGACCCTGAAGGCGCTGCGGGTCCAGGGTTTGGATGCAGGCCGCGACGTGAGCGCGGCCATCGGCCTGATGGCCACCAGCAGCATTGAGGGAAGCCAGGCCGGTACCAATTTTGCCATGGCACTGAGCCGTTTTGCAGAAATCAGCAATCGCTTGGGCGGCAAAAAGATGATGGCGGATATTGCGCCACTCCTTAACGCCAAAGGGATCAAGCTGGACCTGTTCGATACCGGCGGTAACTTTGTCGGGATCCGGGCCATGATGGGCGAGTTGGAAAAACTTCGGGCACTTCGTCCCCAGGACCAGCTCATCGTGCTCTCCCGCCTGTTCGGTCAGGAGGCGACCCGTCCCCTTTCGGTGTTCATCAATCAGGGGGTGGCCGGGTTCGACCAGATGCTGGAAAAGATGCGCAACCAGGCCGACATGCAGACCAAAATCAACGAGATCATGTCCGGCACCAAAATGCAGTGGGAGACCCTGACCGGCACGATATCCAACGTGGTGGCCCACGTGGGCGGGCTGGTAAGTCAGACGGCCGGGGTGATCGGCGTAATGCAGGTGATTAACGATCTGGCCGGGCGGCTGGATTCCTGGATCATGGCCAACCCGCGCACCTCCGGGATCATTGCCGGGGTGGCCATCGCCCTGACCGTCACGGCCCTGGCTGCCGGCGGGTTGCTCCTGGCAATCGGTCTGATCGGCACCCTGGTAACCAAGGCCATTGTGGGGTTCGGGATGCTGGTACAGGGGCTGGCCATGGTGAAGATGGCGATCATGGGGGTCTCCACGGCCATGCTCACCAACCCCATCACCTGGATCATTGTGGGGATCGTGGCCCTTACGGCGGCCCTGATCTGGCTGTACAACCGCTTCGAGTCGGTGCGCACCGTAATCCAGTTCGTCAACTTCTTCCTGGGGTTTTTGCTGGGGCAGATCATCAAGGTGGGTATGGGCTTCTATCAGGCGCTGGCTCATCCGCTCCTGTTCATCCAGTCGCTGTGGTGGGGGATCGGCCAGATCCTGGGCCGCATCAACCTGTTCGCCTCCGGCGCCAAGATCATCCAGACCCTGGTGGCCGGCATCAAGTCCGTGGCCATGGCCCCGGTGGAGGCGGTGACCGGCATCTTCGCCAAGGTGCGCAACCTGCTGCCCTTCAGCGATGCCAAGGAGGGTCCTCTCTCCCAGTTGACCCTCTCCGGATCCCGGATCATGTCGACCCTGTCCGAGGGGATCCAGGGGGCGGCACCCGGGCTGCAGCAGACCGTGGCCGGCGCTCTGGCCGGGGCGGCTCTCTCCACCAGTATTGCCGTGGCTCCCATGGCTGCACCGTTGACCGTACCTCCCGGCCCGCCGGCAATCGGCGCCTCCACCTCAACTCCATCCCCGGCCGTTCCCGCTGCCGTTCCGGCGGCCGCAGCTGCGGGAAACAACGGCGGGAGGCAGATTACCATTCAGCAGTTGACCGTGCAGATCAGCAGCGTGGCCGATGTGCCGGACTTCATAGCCCAGCTCCAGGCCCTGGTGGAGGGATACGATGCCTGA
- a CDS encoding glycoside hydrolase family 19 protein — MLITVDQFRRLFPRNSEPVAWVAALNTILPLHGIDTPLRVAMFLAQAGHESDGFADLTENLSYSADGLARTWPNRYAVDPKAATKVPNDLAWTLHRKPEAIANNCYANRMGNGPESSGDGWRFRGYGPFQLTGRANREAFAATIGKPLEVSETYLLTHEGAVESACWYWSTRNLNPLADAGNVLAVTKSINAGVNGLADRQARYAEALKILAV; from the coding sequence ATGCTGATCACGGTAGACCAATTCCGGCGCCTTTTTCCGCGCAACAGCGAACCTGTCGCCTGGGTGGCGGCGCTCAATACCATCCTGCCCCTGCACGGTATCGACACTCCCCTGCGTGTGGCCATGTTTCTGGCCCAAGCGGGGCACGAGTCCGATGGTTTTGCCGATCTGACCGAAAACCTCAGCTACAGCGCGGATGGGCTGGCCAGGACGTGGCCCAACCGGTACGCCGTCGACCCCAAGGCAGCGACCAAGGTCCCTAACGATCTGGCCTGGACGCTCCACCGCAAACCCGAGGCGATCGCCAACAACTGCTACGCCAACCGCATGGGCAACGGTCCCGAGTCCAGCGGCGACGGCTGGCGTTTCCGCGGTTACGGCCCGTTCCAACTCACCGGTCGTGCCAACCGCGAGGCATTCGCGGCGACGATCGGCAAGCCCCTGGAGGTGTCGGAGACATACCTGCTGACCCACGAAGGAGCGGTGGAGTCGGCCTGCTGGTACTGGTCGACACGCAACCTCAACCCGCTGGCCGATGCCGGCAATGTCCTGGCAGTTACCAAAAGCATCAACGCCGGCGTCAACGGCCTTGCTGATCGGCAGGCCCGCTACGCTGAGGCGTTGAAAATACTGGCAGTATAA
- a CDS encoding TraR/DksA family transcriptional regulator, whose product MPDDVDRAQVVNEDFQAFVLQQQQAGREPGNYTGSVCLDCGDEIPTARRLAVPGCRRCINCQTLHEHWRL is encoded by the coding sequence ATGCCCGATGACGTTGACCGCGCCCAGGTGGTGAATGAAGACTTCCAGGCGTTTGTTCTGCAGCAGCAACAAGCCGGGCGGGAACCGGGAAATTACACTGGTTCCGTCTGTCTGGACTGCGGAGACGAAATCCCCACAGCGCGCCGGCTGGCAGTACCCGGCTGCCGCAGATGCATAAACTGCCAGACACTACACGAGCACTGGAGACTTTGA
- a CDS encoding DUF2586 domain-containing protein: MNDVFEYLIDGTSGLAPGGVEGSCIVAGVCSLGEVGRGYLLGKSSDLDALLGAGPLVDRLRDLFAAGGQSPVVVAVPVPGTNAGYVTPIVHTGTGPAAQISGTPVSNADIHIVIVQGGALAVATYKLSTDGGATLGAETPTPANGQIAVGATGVTVVLAGVQVAADVYACHVRAPIGPITKVGTGPAVTAAGTPTAGAAVVLLITGGGARNAGTYQLSLDGGDNYGPVRTIPVDGAITVGSTGVIITFPAQTAVAGDVYSFTILDPVPTVSAVLETLETPLELYDVEFVYVVGASDSSDWSALQVRADELWNLHRPTFFLAECRLTYDGESIDTWTAAMVAERQGVALRFVAVVCAYGEIVDFTGLSHTRNGAGLAAGRLLAIPVMRALGRVRDGAVSQFSLPAEYTESHQVMLQDAGYITARRYAGLSGTYWGDERTLADATSDYRYLSVLRTVFKAVRKARIAALRSMYDEAGDPTLGISAAGIGYLKTGVESALNTMTKAIPQELAAHQVLIPDGQDIVNNGVAMEMTLIGIPIIRKIKLFARYVYAGGAFDPRLQ, translated from the coding sequence ATGAATGACGTTTTCGAATACCTGATAGACGGCACCTCCGGCTTGGCTCCGGGCGGAGTTGAGGGCAGCTGCATCGTTGCCGGCGTCTGTTCGCTGGGAGAGGTGGGCAGGGGGTACCTGCTCGGCAAGTCCAGCGACCTGGATGCCCTGCTGGGCGCCGGCCCCCTGGTGGATCGCCTGCGGGATCTGTTTGCGGCCGGTGGTCAGAGCCCGGTGGTGGTCGCCGTCCCGGTGCCTGGTACAAATGCCGGTTATGTCACCCCCATCGTCCACACCGGTACCGGGCCGGCGGCCCAGATCAGCGGCACGCCGGTCAGTAATGCCGACATACACATCGTAATTGTGCAGGGAGGCGCCCTGGCGGTTGCCACCTACAAATTGTCGACGGATGGCGGCGCAACGCTGGGGGCCGAGACTCCGACTCCCGCCAACGGCCAGATTGCGGTCGGGGCAACGGGAGTGACCGTAGTGCTGGCCGGAGTACAGGTTGCTGCCGACGTATATGCCTGCCACGTACGTGCGCCGATCGGGCCCATAACCAAAGTCGGAACCGGGCCGGCAGTCACCGCTGCCGGCACCCCCACCGCCGGCGCGGCGGTGGTACTCCTCATCACCGGCGGTGGCGCCCGCAATGCCGGCACCTACCAACTCTCGCTGGATGGCGGCGACAACTATGGTCCGGTGCGAACGATCCCGGTTGACGGTGCCATTACGGTGGGCAGTACCGGCGTGATTATCACCTTCCCGGCCCAGACTGCCGTGGCCGGAGACGTCTACAGCTTCACCATTCTGGACCCGGTGCCCACGGTGTCCGCCGTGTTGGAGACACTGGAAACTCCCCTGGAGCTTTACGACGTGGAATTCGTCTACGTGGTGGGCGCCTCGGACTCCAGCGACTGGTCGGCCTTGCAGGTACGCGCGGACGAGCTGTGGAACCTCCACCGCCCGACCTTCTTTCTGGCCGAGTGTCGGCTGACCTATGACGGTGAAAGCATCGACACCTGGACCGCGGCCATGGTGGCCGAGCGGCAAGGGGTGGCGCTCCGTTTCGTGGCGGTCGTCTGTGCCTACGGCGAGATCGTGGATTTCACCGGTTTGAGCCATACCCGCAATGGCGCGGGACTGGCAGCGGGCAGACTGCTGGCCATCCCGGTCATGCGTGCCCTGGGCAGGGTTCGGGACGGCGCGGTCTCGCAGTTCTCCCTGCCCGCGGAGTACACGGAGAGCCACCAGGTCATGCTGCAGGATGCTGGTTACATCACGGCTCGTCGCTATGCCGGGCTCTCCGGTACGTACTGGGGCGACGAACGGACCCTGGCTGACGCCACCAGCGATTACCGTTATCTGAGCGTGCTCCGGACCGTGTTCAAAGCGGTGCGCAAGGCCCGTATCGCGGCGCTCCGGTCGATGTACGACGAGGCGGGCGATCCGACCCTGGGGATCTCGGCGGCCGGCATCGGTTATCTGAAGACAGGGGTGGAATCCGCCCTCAACACCATGACCAAGGCAATACCGCAGGAACTGGCCGCCCATCAGGTGCTGATCCCGGACGGGCAGGACATCGTCAACAACGGGGTGGCGATGGAGATGACCCTGATCGGCATTCCCATCATCCGCAAGATCAAGCTGTTCGCACGCTACGTTTACGCCGGCGGCGCATTCGACCCGCGGCTGCAATAA
- a CDS encoding phage tail protein, with protein sequence MPAEFRWIMTGAGLAKRAIAEAGGAPVAPAQFAVGDGDGEYHEPEELVDGLINETWRGDINKIYRHDTETDLVVIEAIIPTDFGGWEIREAAIYDADDDLILVGKYPLTEKPAPGSGGEKQIVVRGGLRISNGGEVVVLIDSDLVMATQEYVDDHALLTNPHGSTPAATANRLILRDAAGRAKIAAPSAGDDIARKDTVTAHIHNLAVAAGDFLVGSGPGAFVRKTLAEVKAILGLGDAAFKNTGTLGTQVAAGNHTHSNGAGIGGPYAPADVLQTTYPVGSLYFNASINANPASLFGFGTWVAFGAGRMLLGAGGGYTAGDTGGEATHTLITGEMPSHNHTGPTFKYLLKPPYSGSLTGNDNNGSGSEQAVGFGDGGEMLTVGGGAAHNNMPPYVVVYIWRRTA encoded by the coding sequence ATGCCTGCTGAATTCAGATGGATAATGACCGGTGCGGGACTGGCCAAACGGGCCATCGCCGAGGCGGGAGGTGCTCCGGTCGCCCCGGCCCAGTTTGCCGTGGGCGACGGCGACGGGGAATATCACGAGCCGGAGGAACTGGTCGACGGGCTGATCAACGAGACTTGGCGCGGTGATATTAACAAAATTTACCGGCATGACACCGAGACCGACCTGGTTGTAATCGAAGCAATCATCCCTACAGACTTTGGCGGGTGGGAGATCCGCGAGGCGGCCATCTACGATGCGGACGATGATCTGATCCTGGTTGGCAAATATCCGTTGACCGAAAAACCCGCTCCCGGTTCCGGCGGTGAAAAGCAGATCGTGGTTCGCGGCGGCCTGCGGATATCCAACGGTGGCGAGGTGGTGGTACTGATCGACAGCGACCTCGTGATGGCCACCCAGGAATATGTGGATGACCATGCTCTGCTGACCAATCCCCATGGATCAACCCCAGCGGCGACCGCCAACCGTCTGATTCTGCGCGATGCTGCGGGCCGGGCCAAGATTGCAGCACCTTCAGCTGGCGATGACATTGCCCGCAAGGATACAGTCACGGCGCATATTCATAATCTCGCTGTTGCGGCCGGCGACTTTCTGGTTGGGAGCGGACCAGGTGCTTTTGTGAGGAAAACACTGGCAGAGGTGAAAGCCATACTGGGCCTGGGAGATGCCGCCTTCAAGAATACGGGCACTTTGGGAACACAGGTCGCTGCCGGCAACCATACACATTCGAATGGCGCCGGGATCGGCGGACCGTATGCTCCTGCCGATGTTTTACAAACCACGTACCCCGTGGGGTCGCTGTACTTCAATGCTTCTATCAATGCCAATCCTGCCAGTTTGTTTGGATTCGGCACATGGGTGGCGTTCGGAGCTGGGCGTATGCTGTTGGGTGCAGGGGGAGGCTATACCGCCGGTGATACAGGTGGTGAGGCAACCCACACATTAATTACAGGAGAAATGCCGAGCCATAACCATACCGGCCCAACTTTCAAATACCTGCTCAAACCACCGTACAGCGGTTCTCTCACAGGTAATGACAATAACGGCAGTGGCAGCGAGCAGGCTGTGGGTTTTGGAGATGGCGGCGAAATGCTCACGGTTGGCGGCGGTGCGGCTCACAATAATATGCCGCCGTATGTTGTTGTTTATATTTGGCGCCGCACGGCTTGA
- a CDS encoding DUF1804 family protein, which produces MAEKGARAELMPLVRQKFIETGNLTLAAETYGVSRQTADAWKKRDGDEWDKARERKASFGIRMEALLERELTYAESRKPGAVEGGTLDNLSKLGALVVKFKNVESQGSGYDKAAVFLENIKWMISWLRENDPEGLKVLASDFDAMTMEFKSELMNGNA; this is translated from the coding sequence ATGGCCGAGAAGGGCGCCCGTGCAGAGCTGATGCCGCTGGTGCGGCAGAAGTTCATTGAGACCGGCAACCTGACCCTGGCGGCCGAGACCTACGGAGTTTCCCGCCAGACTGCCGACGCCTGGAAGAAGCGTGACGGCGACGAATGGGACAAGGCCCGTGAGCGTAAGGCTTCTTTCGGTATCCGTATGGAGGCGCTGCTGGAGCGGGAGTTGACCTACGCCGAATCGCGCAAGCCCGGCGCCGTGGAAGGCGGCACTCTGGATAACCTGAGCAAGCTCGGCGCCCTGGTGGTGAAGTTCAAGAACGTGGAGAGCCAGGGCAGCGGCTATGACAAGGCTGCCGTGTTTCTGGAAAACATCAAGTGGATGATCAGCTGGCTACGCGAGAACGACCCCGAGGGGCTGAAGGTACTGGCATCGGATTTTGATGCGATGACGATGGAATTTAAGTCGGAGTTGATGAATGGCAATGCGTAA
- a CDS encoding baseplate assembly protein gives MTDIFGQDIRLGDSGQALVAANGELLLTDGVATGLQDIRLGLMQPLGELFYDTEFGSLVHEFFLDENTQDSRAAFEAEVERRIEADPRTEVGTAACTVTRWDETGFTALAEFEFIGEENPYNLVIDYDSTNKELVIKDVNPRSGL, from the coding sequence ATGACCGATATTTTCGGGCAGGACATCCGCCTCGGCGACTCGGGCCAAGCGCTTGTCGCCGCCAACGGCGAACTGCTGTTGACGGACGGTGTTGCCACCGGGCTCCAGGATATCCGACTGGGCTTGATGCAACCTTTGGGGGAGCTGTTCTATGACACGGAGTTCGGCAGCCTGGTACATGAGTTTTTCCTGGATGAGAATACGCAGGATTCCCGGGCGGCCTTTGAGGCGGAGGTGGAGCGCCGCATCGAGGCGGATCCCCGCACGGAGGTCGGCACGGCGGCCTGTACGGTAACGCGGTGGGACGAGACAGGCTTCACGGCACTGGCTGAATTCGAGTTCATCGGCGAGGAAAATCCCTACAACCTGGTTATCGACTATGACAGCACTAACAAGGAACTGGTGATCAAAGATGTCAATCCAAGATCTGGTCTCTAA
- a CDS encoding DNA adenine methylase, with translation MGGKRKLAKSILPHFPSHDCYVEAFAGGAALFFLKSPAHTEVLNDCNNELINLYRICQHHLEEFIRHFKWSLVSRQMFDWLKITPVETLTDIQRACRYYYIQKMAFGGKAHGQVFGTSKTQPPRLNLLRLEESLSQAHLRLSRCYIEHLHWRICVNKYDGPNTLFFLDPPYWKVEHYGVLFPWEEYEALAVVMGEVKGKAILTINDHPAIRALFGGFRSMPVEARYTVGGNRGELSGERIYFNW, from the coding sequence ATGGGTGGCAAGCGAAAGCTGGCTAAATCCATCTTGCCGCACTTTCCGTCGCACGATTGTTACGTTGAAGCATTCGCTGGAGGTGCGGCGCTTTTTTTCCTCAAATCACCGGCTCATACTGAAGTCCTGAATGACTGCAATAATGAGCTGATCAACCTTTACCGTATTTGCCAGCACCACCTTGAAGAATTCATTCGGCATTTTAAATGGTCGTTGGTTTCCCGGCAGATGTTTGATTGGCTGAAAATCACGCCGGTGGAAACGCTCACAGATATTCAGAGGGCCTGCCGGTATTATTACATTCAGAAAATGGCCTTTGGCGGCAAGGCGCATGGCCAAGTGTTTGGCACATCGAAGACCCAGCCGCCACGACTCAACCTGCTTCGTCTGGAGGAGTCCCTTAGCCAGGCCCATCTTCGGTTGTCTCGATGTTACATTGAACATCTTCACTGGCGTATCTGCGTCAACAAATACGATGGCCCGAATACACTCTTCTTTCTTGATCCACCTTACTGGAAGGTGGAACATTATGGTGTACTATTCCCCTGGGAGGAATATGAGGCCCTAGCCGTGGTAATGGGAGAGGTAAAAGGAAAGGCGATTTTGACCATCAACGACCATCCAGCGATCCGCGCGTTGTTTGGCGGGTTTAGATCAATGCCAGTAGAGGCAAGATACACTGTGGGTGGCAATCGTGGTGAGCTGTCCGGAGAGAGAATCTATTTCAACTGGTAG
- a CDS encoding baseplate J/gp47 family protein: MSIQDLVSKSLDIIRQEMFDRIAAVQEEYAAKGWLPLRLNLNKGVIRGLIELWCWGLWQLYQFLAVILAQAFPDTATGLWLDLHCRQVGITRKPATKARGTVYFVRTVSAGNVPIPSGRVVRTRPDGAGVIYRYITTAAAIIPDGALEVAVEVEAEEYGAGANATVGQISEISTIIPGIDGVENRVGWLIAEGSDREEDEPLRIRYVLAWQGLSGCTYQAYLAWALSVTGVVSARILDQHPRGQGTIDVVIQGTAGLPTEGLVAAVDAKINGSGADDELTPINDDVLVKGPTPVDVAIVAELVISSGDPATILAEAENRERSLFGATMVTGITPFGVGADATLDRLKWPLLVPGVKKVNLTSPVADVTVAADGLAVLESLELTFVWADEE; encoded by the coding sequence ATGTCAATCCAAGATCTGGTCTCTAAGAGCCTCGATATCATCCGCCAGGAGATGTTCGACCGGATTGCGGCCGTGCAGGAGGAGTATGCGGCCAAGGGCTGGCTTCCGCTCAGGCTTAATCTCAACAAGGGAGTCATCCGCGGCCTGATTGAGCTGTGGTGCTGGGGTTTGTGGCAGCTTTACCAGTTTCTGGCCGTAATCCTGGCCCAGGCATTTCCGGACACGGCTACCGGCCTCTGGTTGGACCTGCACTGCCGTCAGGTGGGGATCACCCGCAAGCCCGCCACCAAGGCTCGCGGGACCGTCTACTTCGTCCGCACTGTTTCCGCCGGCAACGTGCCGATTCCCTCCGGCCGTGTGGTGCGTACCCGTCCGGACGGTGCCGGCGTTATTTATAGATACATCACCACAGCCGCCGCCATCATCCCGGACGGCGCATTGGAAGTAGCTGTGGAGGTGGAGGCGGAGGAGTACGGCGCCGGGGCCAACGCGACCGTTGGACAGATCAGTGAGATCTCCACGATCATCCCGGGCATTGATGGGGTGGAAAACCGTGTCGGCTGGCTCATCGCGGAGGGGAGCGATCGGGAGGAAGACGAGCCGCTGCGTATCCGTTATGTGCTGGCCTGGCAGGGACTCTCCGGATGCACGTATCAGGCGTATCTGGCGTGGGCGCTCTCGGTGACCGGTGTTGTTTCGGCGCGGATTCTGGATCAGCACCCACGTGGCCAAGGCACGATCGACGTGGTTATCCAGGGCACCGCCGGTCTGCCGACCGAAGGACTGGTGGCGGCAGTCGACGCCAAAATCAACGGCAGCGGCGCTGACGATGAGCTGACGCCGATCAACGATGATGTGCTGGTAAAGGGTCCGACGCCGGTGGATGTCGCCATTGTGGCCGAACTGGTGATCTCCTCCGGTGATCCGGCGACCATCCTGGCCGAGGCGGAGAACAGGGAACGCAGTCTGTTCGGAGCCACCATGGTGACAGGCATCACCCCCTTCGGGGTGGGAGCCGATGCCACGCTGGATCGCCTGAAGTGGCCGTTGCTGGTCCCGGGGGTGAAGAAGGTGAATCTGACGAGTCCCGTCGCCGATGTGACGGTGGCTGCGGACGGCCTGGCAGTGTTGGAGAGTCTGGAACTCACCTTCGTCTGGGCGGACGAGGAATAG
- a CDS encoding phage tail protein, translating to MGRFWAYFRDTLRLPFIQLPGALAMLAEGSAELLDTARGLIVTLRDQYLAERCEAALLAHFARSRGIVRVQQEPEAHWIGRVRLAYLWHIRGGRAGALRQVLLAYYGFADVRVINLRGEDPERWAEFRVECELIGSEPLFSQTQVEWAINEIKPARSKLSEVLFVQSVIGDVPCYSFALISTEIVTVFPEAESVTGERLFDELDGAMLSDELDGEQLIE from the coding sequence ATGGGTCGCTTTTGGGCATATTTCAGAGATACCCTGCGGCTGCCCTTCATTCAGCTGCCCGGCGCTCTGGCCATGCTGGCGGAGGGAAGTGCTGAACTGCTCGATACGGCCCGCGGGTTGATCGTCACTCTGCGCGATCAGTATTTAGCCGAACGCTGTGAGGCGGCCCTGCTGGCCCATTTTGCGCGATCACGCGGCATCGTCCGTGTTCAACAGGAGCCAGAGGCACATTGGATTGGCCGGGTACGGCTGGCGTATCTCTGGCACATCCGCGGTGGCCGTGCCGGCGCACTGCGTCAGGTCCTGCTGGCCTATTACGGTTTCGCCGATGTTCGGGTCATCAATCTGCGCGGCGAGGATCCGGAACGCTGGGCGGAATTCCGGGTTGAATGCGAGCTGATCGGTAGTGAGCCGCTGTTTTCCCAGACTCAGGTGGAGTGGGCGATCAACGAGATCAAGCCGGCCCGCTCCAAGCTGTCCGAAGTGCTCTTTGTCCAATCGGTAATAGGTGACGTGCCGTGCTACTCGTTCGCCTTGATTTCGACCGAGATTGTTACCGTTTTCCCTGAAGCGGAGTCGGTGACCGGCGAACGGCTGTTTGACGAGCTTGATGGAGCGATGTTGTCTGACGAACTTGATGGGGAGCAATTGATCGAATGA